The Macaca nemestrina isolate mMacNem1 chromosome 1, mMacNem.hap1, whole genome shotgun sequence genome contains the following window.
cCCTGCTTTAGAATGAGACATGTCTGAGGTTAAGCAAAAGAGGACTGCAAATTCTGACAGCACTGATAGTATTTCACAGTTGTCAGGCTGGTGGAAGCCAGAAAGTCTGATGGTACTAAGTGTTGACGGACATGTGATCATCAGAAATTCTCATCCACAAGGGAGGGAGTGCGAATCAACTCCACAGGTCCACAGGCTTGGAGTCAAAACTGACCTGGGTTAAAATCTCTGCTCTGCTGTTTACTCACTGTGTggctttggcaagttacttaacctctctgaacccaGTTTCCACCTCTGTCAGGTGGGTGTAATAATATTACCTATCTTACAgagttgttgtgaagatcaaGGGAGAGGGCGTGTGTAAGGCGGCGGTGTAGTGCCTAGAGCACAGTAGCTGCTCAGTAAATAATATCTGCCTCCGTTCCATCCGTGCCCTCCCCTTGAGAGTGAGACTGAATTGGAGGGGATATGATTCCAGGAAGTTCAAGAATTGAGGCACCAGGGCCTCTCCTTCATGTCACCAGGCCCCTTGCTGCCTTTCCCCCAAGGGTTCTTGGTGACACGCTGAGCTCTGGAGAGCACAGTGCTTTCAGCACAATTGTATGTGGCTGTATCCGGACTCAGCAGACAAAAGGGCATTTCAAAGCCCCGAGGAGTCTTTTTTTAGAGGAACACTTAAGAATCACAGAGTCAAGGAAGGCCAGAGGCTGAAGGGCATTAATAGGTTCAGGAATGGCAAATGGTCATCATGTCTGATACCCCTCTCCACTCTTACACCCACGGCAGGCATCACTGGTCAATCACAGTCCTGAACCCATGTTCCAGAGAGCCTTTTCCCATCAGTTGCAGTTGGCATGCCATATAAAATCTAGTTAGTGTCTTTAGCAGGGACCATGGGTGCCCTGCCCATGCTATCAACCCTTTCCATTTCAGGACATATTAGCCTAGCATGCAGTTGCCAAGTTGCCAACACTGGCATCTCCTTTCCTAAGGCAGCCCAGAGGTGCAAGGAATGAACACCCTCTGGCtagtctctttttttgtttttgagacgaagtttcgctcttgttgcccaggctggagtgcaatggcgaaatcttggctcactgcaacctccacctcccaggttcaagcgattctcctccctcagcctcccgagtagctgggatgacaggtgtccaccaccatgcccagctaatttttaatatttttagtagagacagggttttaccatgttgaccaggctggtcttgaactcctgacctcaggtgatccacccgcctctgcctcccaaagtgctgggatgagccatcatgcctggcctcctcTGGCCGTTCTCAACCAGGACTGGCAGAAGCTGGTAGATTAATACCCCAGTTCCCCCGACCTTGAGTGGGATAACTCTGAGGTGCATCTTCTCCCCTGGCTTCCCCGAGTGCCCCAGCAGGGCTAAATTCCACTTGCCCACAGCGGGAACCTGCTTCATAATACGCCTGTTATTGGATCCTTCTCTTCCCTGTCTCATTTCCCTCATCCCACGACCAGCATTTCCTGGGATCGCTCCCAGTTAAATCTACTTGCCCTCACATCTTGTCTTACAGTCTGATTCTGGGTAACCTTAAACTAAAACACCCCCTTCATCTAGTTTACATCCTTATTTTCtagatgaaggaactgaggcacagggaagggGAGTGAGCAGCCTGTCAGAGCCAGTGGTAGGGCCCTAATGAGAGTCCCGTTCTCCTGGCCGAGGGCTCAGCTCTTCAGAGTGTTACTTCCTGCCTCCCAAGGGCTGCCCCTGTGTCTGCACCTCCCACTTGGCCCCACGTggattcatcattttattttccaatgcAAAAGAAAAGGCTGATTGCAGGTTGGAAAATCTATGGGCATCAGAGGCAGGTGcaagaactcctgagctcatttCTGGAGGTAGACACCTCCCCTCCCTTGGACCGGGTCCTCAAGATTCCAGGGCCTTGGTTTGCTCAGCAGTGGGACAGGCTGCTAGGGAAACCCACTCCCTGGGGGCATAGAAGGGGTTGTTCAGGCACGCAACCAACCTCCCACCTCTTCCCTACCTCGGGCACCACCTCAGGGACAGTAAAAATTCACATTGCCATGtttctaagtgaaataatttaaaattacttttgcttTATAATTTTAGTGGAAAATGCATATTCTTTCAATCTAGGTTACCTATGTAGTTGAACAGAAGAACATCAATGAGAAAATGACCCCTACTTTCTAGCCACAGAAACATTAATTCTGGGAGTTTCTGCCTGCATCTTCATACCCCTGGAACCTGAGCTCCTCCGGTTCCATCACTGATGTGGAGGACAATGCACTTCCTGAAAAGTTTCTGGGTTTCACTCCTCCCATGTGCTGTGAGACTTGGGgctgtttctccctctctgaaCTTCTGACTCTTCATCTGTGGAACGGGGATGAAGATTCCAGCCTCGCAATGTTGCTGTCAGATGGCAGATGAGGGAATAGCCTGGCTGGAGCGGGGCGCTCCTTTCCTTGCCTCTGCTTGGAAGGCAGGTGGCAGGGGACTGCCCACAGGGAGGCTGTGGCCTGGACAAGGCCTCCCACCTGTCCCTCCTCCGGATTGGCCCTGGGGACAAGGCAGGGAACCCGTGCTGAGCTCTCTGCACACAGCCCTGGCCAGGGAGCTGGAAGCTGAAGACATGAACAAGGTCTTCCCCAGGTGAGAGCTGTCCCCAGGTGAGAGCTGTCCCCAGGTGAGAGCTGTGCCCAGGTAAGAGCTGTCCCCAGGTAAGAGCTCTCCCCAGGTGAGAGCTGTCCCCAGGTGAGAGCTGTCCCCAGGTAACAGCTGTCCCCAGGTAAGAGCTGTCCCCAGGTGAGAGCTGTCCCCAGGTAAGAGCTGTCCCCAGGTGAGAGCTGTCCCCAGGAAAGAGTTGCCCTGACCAGGCTCCTGGTCTTGGGAGAGCAAAGCTTGGGATGAAGAGTGGGCAGTACAGAGTGGGCATACATGGGAGACACGGAGGAAAATCAGCCCCCGGCCTGCCCCGGGGCTCACTTCCAGGGTGTAGGGGACCCTACCAGTGACACAGCTATACAGTCCAGGTGGCAAGTGCTGGTATGGAAACAGAGGAGCCGGGTGGATGGGAGGGGAGAGCGGCCAGCTTTACTGGGGAGGAGGGTATCAGGGAAAGCCTCACCCAGGAGTTGCTGCCCAAGCCGGTTTGAAGGATGAATGTTTGTCAGGGGGACAGCGGGCATGAAGCATCTGGGGTGTAAGCATGCTGGGGTGTGAGGGACCCGTGGTTCCACCTAAGACTCTCTCAGTGACCCCTCTGAAAACCCTGTTGTCTGCCTCCCTGAGGCTGGAGCTCACCTCACCTAAGCCCACCCCTCACTCTGTTCTCTTGGGCAGGGAGAGAATGACTACGCTGCTGCTGGACCCAAAGCCTACCCTGGAGGGGAAGGTAAAGAACCGGAGGGCCCGGGACCAGTGCCCTGTGGGGCTCCTCTGAAGCTGGCAGTTGGCTATAGAGGCATGAGGAGGCTTCGAGGCTCCCGCTTTCCTTCAGACCTCTGCTTCCAGGTTAATGTCTGCTCCCAGCTTCCTGGCCGGCCATGCTGACAGTCACTTGCTTAATAGGGTTATTCATTCTCTCCACGCACATGCatgtattaagcacctactgtgtgctgccTACCTCACAGGCATCAAACTGCATACAGTGCTCTCCTCTAATACAGGGAAAAGAACCAGCACCAAATTCCTGACTCACTGGGTGACCTGGGCAATTCTCTTTACCTCTGAGGGATAAAGTGACACATTTATTTAGCCCTATTATGTACCACTGGCCCACAGTGTGACCAGGACAGTTCTCTTCACCCTTCTGAaaacagaagaaggaagaaatacacatgtactgAGCTTTGTATATGCCTTGGCTTGGCCCACATTTGATCAATGAGGAAACACACTGAGAGAGGCAGATTAAAATACCAGCTGTGAAGAATCCCACCCCAGTTATGTGCCTGGTGCTGCACGATCCCTTTAATCCTCAGCACAGCTCTGAGACAGGGACCCTGTTATGGGGCAATAACAGATGAGGCAGCTGAAACGAAAAGAAGTTGGGTAACcaggccaaggtcacacagccggGAGGTTGGAGGGCAGGGTTCAAATGTGAACTGAGGTGTCTCTGGTTACAAAGCCCCAGGGCTTCTGTTGCTCCAAGCTGGTGTCTGTTTATTTCCAAGTCCTGACTCATGATGGGCGCGGTTGTGGAAAGAATCGCCTCCTTCTCCTCATCGGTCCAGGAAGGGGACTGGCACCTAAGGGCTTTCTGGCTTTGAAGTGCAACAGCTTCACCTGGGCAGGGGCCTTGGTTCCGCGCGTTCTCCCGTTGCCCCACCTTGCGCATGGTCTGTGCTGCACAAATATTTGAGGAGCTGCTTGGCTGATCAGGACACCTCTCCCTGCCCGGAGTCACGCTGCCTCCCTGGTTACCTGAGTTTACCCAGGTTGCTGATGGCCAAAGAGCCACCAGCTAGGGCTGTAGAGATGACAGGTTTTAGATTTATGCTGCCTCTCCTGCTATTGTCTCCCCTCCCAATGCACTTCCATCCTGGAGTCCCACCGCCCCAGGCCACCTGCAACCACCAGGCCTTTATTCCTGCCAcgccctctgcctggaatgccctctcTTTGCACCCTCCTCTTCTGCCTGTGGAAATCCCACTCTGCTTCTGAGGACACTGCATTGGGAATGTGAATGGATTGGAAATAACCTGGACTGACCCATACTGGGGGCCTTCCCTTGTCTCCTGGGCCCCTGGGTCAGCGTATTCACAGTGTTCACAAAGCCCCAGGCccggcacggtggttcacacctataatcccagcactttgggaggccaaggcaggcggatcacctgaggtcaggagttcaagaccagcctggacaacatggtgaaaccccgtctctactaaaaatacaaaaattagctaggcatggtggtgggcacctgtcatcccagttactcgggaggctgaggcaggagaatcgcttgaacccgggaggcagaggttgcagtgagtcgagatcatgcaactgcacttcagcctgggcaatagagcgagactccatctcaaaaaaacgcAAAAAACAAAAGCCCCCACCACATGCCTGGCTCTAGGCTGGGTTCTGGGGTCCCAGGGATGAATCACACCTGCTCCTGCCCCTTTCTCTGAGGTACCTGTGGCAGGTCAGTAGCGCCCATGCTCCTTCAGACATGTCCATGCCTTGCCTTCTAAGTGCAATAACAAGCTGCAGAGGACAAGGACCAGGGCAAGCTGCACAGCAGGGTACCCAGGAGGTCCTCAGTAAAgccttcttttattattttgtaagcaGGAGAGAATTAAAGGAGAATTAAAGTGCAGTTCTACAAGAGTAGGGAGGTCCCCTGTCACTGCTATCTCCATAGCACTTAGAATAAGGCGCGGCACATGGTAAGTCCTCAACAAGCAATAACAGACCAGAcacggtggtacatgcctgttgtcccagcactttgggaggctgaggcaggaggactgcttgagcctaggacttACAGGGTGCAGTGaactacgatcacaccactgcactgcagcgtgggcaacagagccagaccctatccctaaaatataaaaaataataattttttaaaaagcaataataatagctCATACTCACCACTTACTATGTGCTGAGCACTGTTCTAACACATTAACTCAACAAATTCTAATCCTCTCAACAAACTCGGAGGTAGCTACTGTGGTCCCCATTTTCCACatgaggaatctgaggcacaGGGAAGTGAAGTGGCTTACTCAGTGTGGCCCAGATAGGatgtggtagagctgggattccaaCCTGCATCCCAGCAGACTCCAGAATGAACAGTCAATTGGGACAGTGAAAAGGGCACGGGTTTTGGCATCAAACAGGTGTAGATTCACACGCCAGCTCTACCCGGGGTGACCTGAATCTTTTCTTCTTGAGCCCTAGTTTCCTCATtgataaaataaaagtttgttttgaaaaataaagaccaTGGTTATGAAGGGCCTAATGGAGCTTCTGCCCCAAGTTGGGGGCTGGACACACAGGCGTCCATCTCTCCCAGTGTCCTGAGGAGGTCACCTGATGGTGGGTGGGAGAGGAGGCTGTCCGCCTCTGCCATTCAGTCATCTGTGGGCCCCGGCCAGGGTGGCATCTAGTGGAGTGGGCCCACAGGCAGAACAAAGAGCATCAAAGAGCATCACGGAGGGCTTGGGAGCTGCTCCTCCAGGGAAGCCATCCCTGCTCTGCTCACCCTGGTTGGGGACAGGCTGCTTGCAGCGGGCATGGCGGGAAGGGAGCTCCCTGTTCCCAGTGCTGGCCCTCATCACCACCACCCCCGGGCTTGTTTCCCCCCACACAGCAGGCTGCGGCCCCCTCTGCTGCTCGCGTCGCAGGGcctgcctctctgcctctctgctgTTCCTCCTGGCAACTCTGGCCGCCCTCATCGCCTTGGTCACCATCCTTGGACTCCCATCACGCACCCCCGGTCAGGGCAGCCAAGAAAGGGTGGGTCAGACCCGGTGGGAAGGGCATGGGGGGGCACAGAGAGATGAGGGAGCCCTGACCTGCCTGGCTTCTCTACCAGATGACTTTGGACAAATTCCTTGAGGTGCACGCAcagacacctgcacacacactGACTGTACCagtctctgagcctccatttgcACATCTGTGACATGGTTACCGAGAGGATCCAGCTCTGAAGTCACCTCCTCCAGGATGTCTTCCTAGACCCCCAGGCTGGGTTACAAGCCTCTTCTCAGCCCCACAGTCCCTATACTTCCTCTTCCCCTGGCCTGGGCACCCTGGGGTAGTGCTATACATCTGTGTGTCCATCTCCACCATGGGGGACAGGGTCACATCCCATacatgcctgcagccccagcttcAGGGGTGAACAACCCCAAGACAgtgcctgccctcatggagctaaTAATTGTTCTGAGAGCAGTCTCGACATGAATACATATTACAGCAGGGTCCCTGGGATCCCTGAGAGTCTAGCCCCGTTGAGGAGTCAGGGTAGGCACAATGGGTATTAGTAGTGGGGGGATGCCAGGAAAAGCATCCCAGGAACAGGGAACGGCATGTGTGGAGCCCTGAGGGGTGGGaggaagcaggaagagaagaagagactGCAAGAGGCCAGTGTGCAGGAAGGGCTAGAGTGACAAGTGGGGCCAAGGGCCTCACAGGCTGCACCGAGAAGGGAGGTCATAGTCCAGGAGCCACAGACAGGAGATTAAGTTGGGGGCAAGTGTCACCAGGTGGATGTTTCTGCAGGATGGCTCTGCAGCCGGGCAGGGTGGGTGtagagggctgaggcaggggctgAGATTCACAGCTCTCCCGCTGCCTGTGCAGGAACACAGGCCCTGAGGTGGATGCGAATACATGAGCAGCTGCAGTCATGAGTCCGTGCACGCAcctgtgtgttttgtgtgtctaTGAGTATATGCAGCTGTCTGTGTATGCATGTTCATGTCTGTGTGAGAGCATGTGTGCGTCAGTGCATGTGTGCGCATCTGTTGTCTGTGTATCTGTGAGTGTGCATGTAGGTGCAgctgtgtgtgagcatgtgttcatgtgtgtgtgcatctgtgtgtgtgtctgtgtcaacATGAGTGTCTCTGAGAGTTGCTCCCCCGTCCCCCCACCCACACTAGCTGAGGCTGCCCAGGGACTGAGAGGTGGTTCACGCATGCACAAACACAAATGCACAAACCGGCTCCCATCCCCAATTATGCACACGTATACACACGTGGGGCCAAGGGGTTCCCCCTACCTTGTCCGCAGGTTTCCGTCTTTTAATTCTTTGCGGCAGCCCTAGGAGTGGGTATTCCTTTTCTCCTCCCATATGGGGGGCCAATGATGACGTGTCTCAGGGGTGTTTGGGGAACTATAGAATAAAGATATGAAAGTGCTTTGCAGTTGTGCCCAGATAGAAGGAATTATGACATATGGCCCTCCAGCCAGCCCAAGTATATTGCTTCTGACACTCGAACCTCATACCAGGAGCTTCACCATTACAACCACTTCACTGAATTGAACACTGTCCTCAGAAGCTTCCCGTGACACTGTAAATAAGTTTTCAATACAGGAGAGAACCATTACTTGTCCTGCACATTTTCTGTTCTATGTTTCTTCACAGAGATGCTTTTATTTAATCCCCGCAACAGTCCCACGGGGTGTGTGCTATGATCCCCATGTTGCAGACAACCTGAGACTCAAGGTGGTCAGGTCATCTGCCCAAGATCAGGCAGCCGGCAGTGGGTAGAGCTGGGGCTTGAACCCCATTGATGGCGCTGGGTTCATCCCCCCCACTGCTCTAGCCCCTCAGGCCAGCTCTAGGTGGAGTTCAGGTGAGGAAAGTTTGTCCTTGTGAGCACCACCCCTGACCCTCCAGGGCCTTCCCCTACCCATTCAGGAGCCCAAGCTTGTATAACACTGACAAATAGGACAGGCTTCTTGTGCCATGACCAGAGGAGCTGCATTCCAGCCAGTGGGGTCTGTGATGGCGTTCGCACCTGTACCCACGGCGAGGATGAGGATGAGAGCTTGTGCAGTGAGTACCCGCTCGGTGCTGCCCCTCCCAGGGGTTCCCCCACAGCCTAATTCTCTCTGCAGCCATACTGAAGCTCAGTCATCCCTGAACACACCAGGCACCTTCACGTCCCCATGGTTTTGATGCTCCAGTGCCTTCAGCCAGGAACGCCTGCCCCGACCTGGTCCCAGTCAGGGACATACATGCCCCCACTAAGGAATGCCTTCACCCTGTGCATCTCCACTCCCAGAGAACCCGTATTCATCCCTCAAGGCAGAGTTCAAGTgttacctcctccaggaagctttccctGACTCCCACACGAGGTTAAATTGTCTCCTTGGGCTTCCACAGTCCCTGTGGTTCCCTGTGTCGCAGCCCTCGTCACACTGGTTGTCACTCGATTGGCACATCTGCTGCCCCCATCAGACTGTGAACTCCTCTGAGGCAGGCCCAGTCCGCTTGATATGGGGGCCCCAGCGCCTAGCACAGAGGGGTATTCAGAATggcttgctgaatgaatgagcaaatgaatgaatgggaagACCTGGCCCCGGACCTCAGACACCAGAATGTTCTCAGGAGAGAGAAGCCTGACCCCACAGGAGAGAGACAGCCTGGAGAGGTGCAGTGGGTGGGGTAGGGGAGCTCATGGAGGGCGAGTCATTGCATCAAAGACCCTCAAGACGAGAAGCAATTTCAAAAACATCTAGTCCTTGCCCCAGCTTATCCCCAGGCCCCTCTTTAGCAAGCCCAACCGAGGCCACCCGGCCTCCGTTTGCACCCCCTGAGATGCAAGGGTTGGAAGGTTCTTCCATGGGAAGGTTTTCCTTGTCCCAAACTTAGAGCTGCCTCCCAGAGTGGTTCTTCCCTGATTGGTTCCAACTCTGTCCTTCTGTCAACCCTGCCCCAATAGACCATGCTTTAATCCCTGCCATCATGGTGGCGCTGCATGGATTTGAAGATTACTCCCTTGCCCCCCATGCGGGTTCTCTTGTCTAGGCCGCATCCCCTTCTCTAGGTCACAGTCAGCCCCCTTGTGACCGAGTTCCTGGCCCTCCCCATTCCATCAATGCTCCACAGAATAAATACCAACTGCCCATGTCCCCCTCCCTGGACAGGCCTCAGAAACATCCTCGGCGCTTCTGGCTGGGTCTGGGCAGTCTAAGGAACAGAAGCTTGCTCCCTCCCTGCCGGAGGTTTT
Protein-coding sequences here:
- the LOC105495093 gene encoding low-density lipoprotein receptor class A domain-containing protein 1 isoform X4 — protein: MNKVFPQGENDYAAAGPKAYPGGEGQASCAMTRGAAFQPVGSVMAFAPVPTARMRMRACAEMCPRASPASSWPTVETRPPGSTQTKNVMALTTVGTAPMN
- the LOC105495093 gene encoding low-density lipoprotein receptor class A domain-containing protein 1 isoform X1 — encoded protein: MNKVFPQGENDYAAAGPKAYPGGEAGCGPLCCSRRRACLSASLLFLLATLAALIALVTILGLPSRTPGAQACITLTNRTGFLCHDQRSCIPASGVCDGVRTCTHGEDEDESLCRDVPQSLPRFLVAHCGDPASWIYSDQKCDGTNNCGDCSDELSPVTVCPPCGPGWWHCPSTFFKYCDCIPRRLCRDHIQHCSDWSEEYACPGP